The Strix uralensis isolate ZFMK-TIS-50842 chromosome 4, bStrUra1, whole genome shotgun sequence genomic interval CCCAGAGTTGCCCACATCTGTATAACAAGTGCAAGTGCCACAAGCAAGGAGAGGGAGATAAAAGGAAGTAACTGATCATCTTGTATTCACTCCCCAGACCACAGTTTTCTTTACTCATCTGCAGAGGTTCTCTACtcaggacagaaggaaaaaaaaaaaggtaaaaattaagtTTGATGACTTCCAAGAATTCAAACCCAACGCAGaacttttcattaaatacattttctcccttctcccctggcAAATTGTTTTCAAGAGCCAAACAACTAGCCTACACTATTATTAGCAAATCACTAATTGCAGAGCATGCTAGGCTACCACAGTTACCTGCTTAATACTGCAAATGCAACCAGACACCAGAGCATACAGGAGAATTACCTAACCGATACActcatattttgcttttaaactgatacttgggggtttttttagagctTAATCCCCAAGTCAAGTAACATGTTCACAACATCACCAAAGGCAACAGAGATTGTTGGTGATTTCCCACAGTCCTTTCCTGAGATGCAAGAGTAGGACCTTGCAATGTATCTGCATGAGGATCATGCACATGATATGTCTCAACCAAACTTAGacaggaaaatttttcacactTAAGTTTTCAGAAAGAAGCACTACACCACCAGCAGTGTGTGCACACAGCAGGAAGCAAAGCATGTTTCATGACACCCTTGTCCACAGTGTGCTGAAGCAGAGCACAAATCAGTCCTCATGTAATCAACTGGCCTTGGAGAGGGGAAAACCTACACTAACATTTTATCTCACCCCCACAGTCAGTAGCTTTTAAATAGTTCTCATGCAAGGAACCGAAGAATCATTTGGTACTCAGCATCTCTTCTATAGGTCATTTCCTGCAAAGACAAATTTCagcaactgtaaaaataaaaaacaagcaaacaaaaaagtaatgCATTAAAGGCCAAGAACTCTGCTTTGCTTCACTAACCAAACCAAAAAGATCCACTCGACCAAATCTAGTGTTTCCCTGGTTCAGTGATGACAGCTCGAAGTCCAGAGGTCCAAAGCCCAGAGACAACTCCCATGGGAAATAGGGCACAGCAAGACAAGCTGTTGAGGAACAAACCAGAAGAGTTTTCCTCTACCAAGCTGACATACCAGGAAACCTTTCCTTTAGCAGAACTGCATGGGAACTTTTTGCATAACAAAGAGGATTCCTTCAAACGGTGTTAAATATGCACATTGTCATtctaattttaagtaattttagcAAGTTCCATATTAGGAGTcttaaaaaaaagcccccaaacacacacacagcaaTGCACACAATACAAGGTAACTAGACGCTGCAGGCAGCAAGGAAGCTTTAAGAAGCCAATTCAAAGCCTCAGCCTCTCTTCTGACATTCACAGCTGAGTTTGTTCCTCCTGTTCCTGTGTCATCCCAAGCCAGACCGCCAGGCATGAGCCCAGCTCTGCACTGGCTACTCCAGTTCTCCCCAAGGACTGGCTCCCACCAggcacagccccacagcagccATCCACGCCACACACCACACTCTTCCTCTGGCAATTTCTCTGCATTGTCCAAGATCATGAAACGTTTGTTGTCTCTTGCCCAAATGTCCTGTTTAAATTAGAGGATGCCCTACCACAGCCACCAAGCAAGAGGACCTCAAATGCTCACCATGCAACACACAACTTAGCACGAAGGAAATCTCTAAAAATCCTTGGTGGTAAATAGATTGTGTTTCTACACCATTGCATACAGCAAGTCACACCACTCAAGGCTGTCacttcagcagcacagaaatcaCCTGTTGGTAAGCTAAATAATCAGTGCTAGGGCTTCAAGTTAAGCAAGTGATCTGTTCGCCTCCTGAATCACAGGGCCTCATTCAGCTTTCTCCTGCCCCAAAGTCATCCACGTCCACTGCTCCCACCGTGCTCAAGTCTTGCCTTACTGTCTTGGATTACGCCACAGTACTCCGCTGAAGCCACAACCTTCAGAAGAGCATGACAACagccccaaaacagctgcagcatctACTTTGAAAGTCAGGCAAAAAAGACTCCACCCTCAAATGGTGAAAATAAAAGGCTGCCAAATGCTAGCATCAGGTTCTATGACAAGCAGGTGTTGCTCTACTGCAATTGTccataaaaaaaaaccaaacaacaaccaCCACTTACAATTTAATTACAAAGAACAATTAGAATCCTGACATCAGCCTTTCATTGAGAGGCAGCTCAGGTTTTGGAGCAACTTCTGAGCCCTTCTGACAAAACCAGTCCCGCCTGCTCCCTCCTTAGCTTGCACAGGACTCAACAGCGTGACACATCATGGGATCTTCCACCTCTACATCTCCTGACTCCATCCCAGCCACCAAGGGAGTTCATGCTTGCTTTTGACTCCCACACAGGGATGGTGAGGATGGTTCACTTCGAAACTTGAATAAGGTGGCCTAGCATTAGCCCTGCTCTAGCCATGACACAGAGTCTCACAGGGGAACTACGGTACGATACCTCCATCTGTATCCCAAAGGTAACTGGCATGTAATCCTTGCCTCTGCTCACCTTTGATGTGGGAGACAGGCAGAGTAGAGGCTCATGATTTCCTTCCTGTTCTGAAACCTTAGGAAGaaggcagcaaggcaggcagaTGTTTACCTCCTCTCCACAGACTTCTTGCCAGTCCTCCAGTATCTCTCAAAGCTCTCCGATAGCTTTGCAGCATCCTTTTGGAGAGGGGCTGCTAGGCTCACACACAGTATCTTTGCCCGTGGCTTTCTGCCTGTTGCCAGATTTTTAACCTGTGAAAATCCAGATCATCTTGTCTTGCTTGTGACAGCATCTTGCCCGTTTTCCACAATGGACAAAGCCCCTGGCTTTCTTACGTCTGTGTTCATAGAGATAGCTTCACAGGCAGGAATAAAGGAAAACCATTGGTCAAACACAATCCCTCCCACACCAAAAGGATCACACATCGGACATCAGGACACCTTGTGCAGACCATAGCCTGGAAGAGCCTGGGGTGGCCCAGACCCAGCCGAGTGCAGGGGAAGAGgagacagcagcagagcagacaCCAGGTGCACATGCAGGTAAGCTTGGAAAATCCAGTCATATTTGTTCAAACAAAGCACGCGTGTCTACTATTAGACAGATGTCAAACCACCTCCACCCCCCTAACCCCAAGTCACTTAATATCTTATGGGACCTGAACAACCTAAAAGCTCTTCAGTGCGGGGGCTAAAAGAACATCACATACAAAAATCACAGCATTTCACAATGCCCGAGACAACCCAATTGAGGTCTCATCATCTTGGGAGTGGTGAACTACTCTTGTTGGTTACTCCAAGCAGGGATATGCCTTCCTTAACCTGGCAGGgatacttttatttatatatagtgcaaatgtaaaaaaaaaaaaattcaatgcaCCACTTACAGCTGAGAAGACTGCAGCCTCAAAGCACACAGATTCCAGCTCAGATACCAATTCAGTTACTATTTCACCCAGCTACAAAACTGCTTCAAACTAAAACTTCCTTGAAAAGACCCTATCAAGGCATTTTTATACCACTTTTATGCACTGTCTGTTTGCAATAAACCCTCAGAAGACTGAATCCAGAATCTCAGTTTTTATTAACTATGCACACTAGCTTGTTCTTAGAGAATTTCTGTGTGTATTATCAATGGAAGTTAGAGAGTATGAACGTCCAGGAccaagagagaagggaaggagaggaaaaccaAGGATTAATCTTCAATTCATGAACAACCAAGATGCCTCTTTGAAGGGGATTCCAAGGAAAATTTTGGATGACCAAAGAATGCACCATTGGTTTCACGAATGACGACACAAATTGCACAACCACACACAGCCAGACTGCACTTCCATTTTTGAGCACAAATTTGGCAGCGGCTCCACAGAAATAGTTCCCTTATTAAGGTCAACAGTCTGCAAAGCAGTTCGTCAGTGCAGTCCTAAAAAGACCACAGCCCTATTTAAGAATTAGCAGTGTTGTAACTGCCAGGGATTTCCACTGGAAGAGCCTGGAAAGAAGCATCTCCCTCATTACATATTTTTGTAACATTAGACCCATCTCTTTCCTACACCCTGTTAAAAATGACACTGGCCACGATTCACTTGCACAACAGCAAGCTTGACAGGATGACTTTAAACATTCACGCCTCCTGATCAacaaaatcaggaggaaaaaaaaaagtcttcaactTCACGATTGCCATTTAGAGGCTCCTAAACAGTCTTTTATTCATAGAGCAGATACACAGCAAagaatatttcagattaaaagcagATATACAGGCCTCCCCAAGCCAAATGATGGTTCACGTTTTTCATACAATCCAGGTCATAGCTGGGTTAGGAAGACAAGCAGGTTTCTCTATCAATTGCAGCCTTTAATCATTCTTCAGCACTTCCACAGATCAGCCCTGCCTTTGAAACACATTTGTCTTCTCAACATGCTCTTCGCCCAGCTGGACTCACATAGTATTTGTGTTAAGCTAGTTACTCATTGCCCCAAGGCAGGGCCACCTGGGATGCTAAGTCCTCTGCCCCTGGCAGCAAGGCCTGGCTTCTCCCCTGGAGAGCTTCCGAAaccctgcaacctcctttccaCAGGCAGCATCACCCAGGTGGTGTTCAGAGGCCTGGCTtgccagcccctgctcctcccaTGCCCAACGATGCACTGCTTACCTGCATCTCCCCTTCCCAGCACACCCACCCTGGCTCCCAGGTGAAAGGATTACCTTCCTACCTCTAAGGAAACAGATTTTGGCACAGCCAAATCCAAAGGAAAAGGCACTTCAATTTCAATGCCCCCCTTATGCTTCCAGACCTGCTCTGTCACCAGTCAGCAAAGATGCCAATCGTCTGCAGACAGCCTGGCTCCTCTTCACATTTCACTTTTAAAGCATCATCTActcaccagggaaaaaaaaaagataagccacaaaacattcacaaaaaaaaagagaaaacagtaaaaagaagaTATGTGACTGCAGGTCTGAATTATTCACAAGCTAAACCTTCAATAGCCACCCATCACAGCTGCACATACAGTTTGCCAGCTTGGCtgattttggtggggtttttttttttgttggttggttttggtttggggttttttttgagttttctgtttgtttttttttttttaggggttctgtatttttttagtctttggggtttttttggaaagcagaTCACATTGCTCCAAGCACCATGTCGGCAGCAAGACCCAGCATGCAGATACCACTCAGCAACTCACACAGCATGGGTTCACCCCCCCCCAGTCCAGTGGCTCTTACATAAGCTAGCACAGTTAAAGGGAGATGCAATCGACGGAGCCAGGACACAGGCCAAGGAGAAACagcatctccttattttccagagccagagaaaaaaaaaaaaacaacaaccaaaacaaGCCTCCCAAACACACCTTATTATTCACATTTGTCTGTGAACTAATTCAGCACTACTGCTTGCTTTAACCCAAATCATACTCCAGTTCCCTCACAATTTCAGGCTGCCAGTAAATAAATAATACTCCGACATACTTCCAACATGGGGGGTGCGTGTGTAAGAAAACCACATTTCTAGAGTGCAGCTTACAGTTCAGAGTACATTTTGATTTCACACAGATTTACACACCAAAGCACCTTTCTCATGGCCCCCACAAGCCCCAGAACAAACCCAGCGGAGGAGGGAGGACACCAGTTAGGAGGCCATACCTGCATACATACAAAGTAAAACAGATGCTGCTGAAAAACACCACTGATGAAAACCATGAGGTTTAGAGGCAACAGCTTTTAAAAGCACCACAACTAGTCATATTCCAGACGAGAgagattgtgggttttttgttaggtgaagggagagggaggaaagaaaataattgctcTCAGGAATAGCTCCAAAACGCACAGTCTGGGAATCACTTCTAGGTGAGACACTTAAACAAAGAAGATGGAGTATCCCTCTCTCTTCAGGGAGGGATTTTTCCTGCTAGAGACAGGGCTCCCATACGAGAAAGCGCTTTCTATACGGGGCTATGGAGACCAACACACCCATTGTCTACCAGCAGGAGCTTTCCTGCATTCAGGGAGGCTGCAGCACAGGCTAGGTTTTGGGGGTGGAGGGTGAACAGTGGGGAGGACAGGACACCTGCAGTCTTTCAGGCATCTCTATCTGCGTTTACAAATAGTCCCAAGGAAGGGGGAGATGCAGGGTAAAgggaattaggaaaaaaatgcagtgccATTCAAAGGAATCAAAACAAGGACAGGTCAGGGCCTTTTCAACAATGGCACCACCAATGCTCGGGGCCAAAACccaaaaagcagagagaaaaggcaGGGACAAAGGGGGATGGCACACCCCCCTCATCTCAGAATAAGGTTATTTTAAGCCTGTCTCCTTGGAGCTACCCTAATATTTTCTCTCATGACTCAAGTCACCAGGGAAGGGAGTTAGaacagaggagaaggggaaaaaaaaaaaaaaaaaagagagacagagctAAGACTAACGCTGTAAAACTCCTGTCTAAGAAGGGGCAAAACTCCAGAAGAGATGAAAGGCAAGCTGGTCTGTGCCTTACCTGGAAAAGTGTGTGGGTTGGGTGACCCTCTTTTAAGGCACTTTGAACAGAGGACGTGCACAGTGTAGTACAGGCCCGGCCATTCCTGGAGCAGAACATTCAGTTCTTCCACTAAAGGGGTAATAGCTTGCCAAGCTGTCCAGATATTTGGTAGGGACGCATGACTAGCGATAGACAAAGTATCTGGCTGCAGAGCTCCCCTGGCAGGCCGGTAACTCACCACCACGGGCACCTTTCCCCGGTAGGCATAGATCTGGTATTTGCCATCTGACCGCTGAACCACATGGCTGTTAATCTGGACGCTGTAGCGTGCAAACAAGCCGGGTGGGAAAATGAATGGAAAGCTATATTCAATCTGCAGCTGCTCGACCACAAAGGACTGTCCACTCAGATTGGTGCCGTTGATCCATGCCTCCGCGTGGGGCACCTCATTTTTCACGTAGCAGGGGAACTTGTACCAAGCGGCTGCCCCATTTAGGGGTTTGCATTTGGGTTTGTTGACACAGTAACAGAGCCCCATCTTCTCCAACAGCTCCAAGATGAGCTGCAGATCCTCCCGGCTCTGGATGTGGGGCTTAAGAAGAAGACGGATAACGTGGGCAGGGAGGAGGCCGTGCAGCAAGAAGCCCTCCACGTAATGATGGAGCTGAGTGGCCCTCAGTTCGTCAATGTGGGTGTCGCTGAGCAGTTTCTGGAGCAGCACAGTGGCATCCCGCTGGCAGAAGACGTTGAGGATGTCAATGAGCCGCGGCAGGTTGTGGAACACATACTCCCGCAAGGTGAGGTGCTCCTCAAAGTAGAGCAGCTTCCCACTCTCGTGCAGGTAGGACAGGGCACTCTGGAGCCGATCCTCCGTCAGGCCTGCCTGCAAGCCCAACCGGGCAGAGTCCCACCAGCTAAGCCACAGCTGCTGAGCTTGTGGCTGGAAGTGTAGCTCCTCCAGCACTTGCCAGGATTTGGGCAACACCCGGTGCAGGTTCGGGAAGATATCCCGGTGCTCAGCTACTGAGAGGAGCTTGTCCCGCAGGCGACGCACTTGGCAACGGTCCCGGCAGCTGAAAGGCAGCACTGGAGAGAGGATCTGTGGGCGGTGGTTGAGAAGGTACTGAAACTGGGCTTTCTTTCGCCGCAAGTTCTTGTCCGAGACCCCATAAAAGGCAGTGTGCGGGCTGGAGCAGCGCAGGTCAAAGTCCTGTCCCAGAGCTTCATCCACCTGCTGGACCAAACTCTGGAGTCCCTCAGCATCCCTCTTCTCCTGCTGAGCAATCTGGTGATGGATGTCCAGGCACTTCTCTTCCAACTCCCGCTCCGCACAGAGATCAGCATGGGTTCCCACCATGCACACCACGGCATGGGGCACCTTGGAACCAAGCCAGTGCAAGAAATAGCCCACAGAGGCGTAGAAGTGCTGAGGGACGTAGGCACTCAAATTCACCACCAGCACATACAGGGCtccaggagagaggaagaaagactGGATCACATCATAGCTCGGGTCCCCAGCCAGCTCATACACAATGAATGTCAGGCCCCTCTCTGCATCCGCTGTCCAGTCCATCACCTCAATGCCCTTGCTGCCTCCCGACAGTCCCAGTCCTGATGGTGCTTGGGGAGCATTCGGTGGCAGTGGCGGTACAGGGCACGGTGTTTCCCCTTTCACTCGATTAGAGGGCATGTGAGAAGGGATGTCCTGCCCCTCAATGGGGAGATGTTCCAGATGCTGCATGGCAGGTACCCATGCTGAGGAACTGTCCTGAGGCTCCGGGAAGGGGCAACACCCAACAGGCACTCtcccactgtcctgctgctgcccagggcacCCTCTGGGCTGGGTACTCCCTGCCTCCAGACCTCCCACATCCTTCCTCTGCCCATCCTCCTCCATGAGGCATCGTCTCAGCAGGGTCTTTCCTGCATCCTTTAGGCCCATGAGGACCAGCTTGAGGCGGGGTTTGAGGGCAGGCTGGGAGTGGGCCAGCTCCTGCTGGTAGGCAGCAATGTAGGGGATGCCTTTCATGCACACCTCATAGGGGGGCTGGATGAGGGGGTTGTCTTTGATCTTCCACAGGGTGACTCGGGAAAGCTGCCCGAAGCCCTCGGGCAGGATGGCAATCTGGTTGCCTTGCAGGAccagctcctccaggctgtggAGGAGCACGATGGAGTCAGGCAGGTAGCGGATGCGGTTGTTGTCTAGCCAGAGGGTGCGGAGCTGGCGGAGCTGACAGAGGCGAGGGGGCAGCAGGGTGAGCTGGTTGCGGCTCAGGTAGAGCTCCTCTAGACTGGGCAGCGCCAAGATGGCAGCCGGAAACTCCCCCAGCAGATTGGAGGAGAGGTTCAGCATCTTGAGCCGCTGCAGGCTGCCGAAGCCGGCGGGCAGGGCCTGCAGCCGGTTGCCGTCCAGCATGAGGCTCTCGAGGGCGCTCAGCTGGCAGAGGCCCTCAGGCAGGGCCGCCAGCCCGGTGCCGCTCAGCCAGAGGATCTTGAGACGGTGGAGGGCAGCGATGCCCTCGGGCAGGGCCCCGAGGTGGCGGTTGCCAGAGCAGTCGAGCTCCTCCAGGGCGGCCAGCTCCAGCAGCGGGGCGGGGAAGGAGGGCAGCAGGTTGTGGTCGACGTCGAGGGCGCGGAGGTGCCGCAGGCGGCCCAGGCCCTCGGGCAGGCGGCGCAGGCGGTTGAAGCTGAGGTCGAGCTCTTCCAGGCGGCCCAGCTCGGCGAGGCGCGGGGACAGGCCTGGGCCCTCAGCGCCCAGCTCGTTGTGGCTGAGACTGAGCTTGCGcaggccccgcagccccgccagCGCCCCGCCGTCCCCCAGGCCCCGCAGCCGGTTGTGGCTGAGGTCGAGCTCGGCCAGGCGGCCCAGGTGGcgcagggcggcggcgggcaggcggcCCAGCCGGTTGCGCCGCAGGCTGAGCACCCGCAGCCCGCTCAGGGCGGCGCCCACCTCCTcgggcagctcctccagcccccgCCCGCTCAGGTTCAGCGCCTCCAGCTCACCCAGGGCCGTCGCCGCCGCCGGGGGAGGGCGGcgaggcgcggcggcggcagggggcggcggcggcccccccggcggccccgcgtCCGGCTCCGGCTCGGGCTCGGGctcgccggggccgccccgcagcTTCCGTGCGCGCAGGGCGGCGTCGCGCCACAGCCGCACCGCCTTCGGGGGCTCCGTCTGCGCCATGGCCGGGGGAGcgggcccccgccccgcccgaccctacctgccgccgctgctgctcgCCATGGGCGCGGCCGCGCTGCgcatcgccgccgccgccaccaccgccACGGCGGGCTCGGGGCTCCCCGCGGCTCCGCGCCGGCACTGCCAGCCGCGCCGCACCGCACCGCCCCGCGCACGTagccgccaccgccccgccggGGGCGGGACGCGGGCACGGCCCGCCCCGCCAGCGCCGCGCCGCCCGTGGGGGCAGCCGGCCCTGCCGCCGGCACCGGGacgccccgcccgcccggccggccGGCCTGGAAACCCCCGCCCGCCGGGCACCGGCCGCTCCTCCCGGGGAGGAAGGAAGGGTCCCTGCCTCCGGCCTGAGCCGGCGGCGCCTGTTCCTTGCACCCGGGAGAGCGGCCCCTCGGGTGCCCCCGGTGGGGTGAGCCGAGCCCGCCGGGCGCGGTGGGGCGGTGCCGGCGGTTCCCTGCGCCCGCGCTGTGtggcggcagccgccgccgcggggtcTCGCCTGCCCCTGGGATGGCGGCGAGGTCTGTGAGGCGCTCGGCTCAGAGGGCACAGCTCGCCCCGTGGGGTAACAGCACAAGTGCTTGTGTTGCCGATCTCCGCGTCATTCCTGCACCAGGCAAAGGCTGGTTTTTCATCCAGCCCTGCAAGTAAACCGCGATTAACCTTCCTCCCCATTAGTAAGTGTGTTTCCGTCTTGGAGGGTGCGAAAGCCCGTGACACCTCTGCTTAGTCAGAGCAACTCTGCCACCTTCCTGCCGCGCtttgtttcctttgctgcagACATCTGGCCAGATCCTAAACACTGCCTTCTTCAGGATCCTCGGCCAAGCTTTGCTCCTAGGGCTCAGAGAAATATGCCTGGAAATTTCCACCGCTGCTACAGGGGGGGAGCGGAGCCGTTTTCCAGCGGGGCCGCTCGGCAGGCTGACGGGGGCTGTGGACACCCGGATCTCCCAAGCTGCATGACCTTACCCCTTACAAGTGCCAGTGATGCACTGTGGCCAAAGGTTTGGAGGTTTTAAAACGTCACTGTCTTTGTAAAGCACTGCATACTCCAACATGCTTTGGGGGCCTGAGAACAGTCACTTCCTCCCACCTCCTCATGTTGTAACTGCTACCATTAAAGCGTGCTGTAAGCTATTACTTTGGAgccacaaagagaaaataatttgaaatgaaaagtggGCCACAGGGCAACCAgtttcaaagcttttattttcttcttcattgtgGAGAGCCCTCACAAGAGCGACGCCTTCTCTTTCGGATGGCCCTGCGCATCTAACCACACTCCTGCTTGGAGAGAACTGAGCCGGTGGCAGAGCTATAGTCATTGCACCAAACTGCTAAATTTACTAATTACTAAAACTACAGATTTCAAAGGCTCAGGTTCAGTTCCCGTCTTTCCCATCAGTAATGGACAGGCAGGGGCAAAATCATCTTTTCAGGTCCTCTGAGTACTAACAAAGCTTCACCAGGTTTCTGCCAAATGCCTTTCTGAGCATGAGGTTACCCCTGGACAGAGAAAAAATTGCAGTGTTGACTGGTAAAGCCAAACAAAGGATGCAGAGGAGAGGCAGGAAAGCCCGCAGGCCTGGGAGAAAGCATGGCTGTGTGAAGGTAAGACCCAGCTCCAAGCAGGGTCCAGGTGCTGCCCAAAGCCAGCAGAGGCAGTCCTGGGGTCTGGCCCCATGGTTTGGCTCCAGGGCCACCACTCAGGCTCGGAGGTTGGGGGGGATGGACGGGGGGACacacgacgacgacgacaacgacgcGATGACACGAGACACAGAAATGCAGTGATACTCATGATCTGGCAGGCTCTGCTGACAAGGGACTAAACCTGGGGATAAAACTCTTCCCATCCTTTCTGCTTGACTGGCATCAGATCCTGACCATGGGAAACAGAAATACTTCATGGCCTCTTGCTAAATTGTGCCCATCTAGAGCAGTTTCCAGGCTTGCCCTCATTTATTTTCAGAGCATCCCTGCATTGAGTCTGTACATGTTTTATTTGGGCTAACCCAGTTTTTGTGTCTTTGCTTTTCCTGAAGATCGCTGGGGAAGTAGACCTTCTCTGCCTGATGAAAGGAGCACTCTCCTTCCCCACTTCAGAAGTAGCACATTCAATTCCTCCTGGGAAAAGAGTAATTCTCCCACTCTCTTGCCCAATTGCCTGTGATACCAGGTCGATGATTTTATTTCCAACTCCCTACATGCAAAGCCACTCAGCCTGTCACTATCAAAATCACGTTTTTAAAGCAAGATGACGTTTCTAGAAATAAAAGATCTCTCCAGGGAAAATTGACTCTGGCATCAAATTTGCAgctaattttcttcctccctgtGCCTTGAACAGATAAAGACAGAGAAAGCAGCATTGTTGTTGGGGGCTACCCACACCATGACACCCATGGGCACTGCAGATCCTCCCTGAAGCCAGGGCTGGCTCCCAGTTGTGCTGTGATCTGCAGCAAGTGTAACCTGAAAGGCTGCCACTCTGCACTATCCTCTCGCTTCCCATGGGAAAACTGGACCAACCCCTCCACTGGGGATGCTTCAAGCAGCTGCTTGACTCAGCCAGCTGAAAAATACCAGGGAGAGAAGCACTTATCTCTGTTTGCCTGCTACTAGAGGTCATGGCCTATATTAAACACATCTTTCTGACAGCATGCAGGGACAGCTGGGAAGGAGCTGGCCTAAACAGGGGAGGATTTGACTGTCAAAACCCCTATCACAAAATATACAAAACAGCAGGAGCCGAATGTCTCCCCAAGGTAACGAAGAGGGGGAGAAAAGTAATGCAGCTCTAGTCAAACTTTGTTGAGCTCCTGTAGGTGGTGCATGAAgctaagccagaaaaaaaaatgatgaacAGCATGCCAGCACAAAGATGTCCCCAGTGCTGCTCGGAGGTTGTCCAAGGAGGAAAGCTCTGGTGCTTTCCCATGAACCTTACATTTTATCCTACTATACCTGCACGGGTGTGCAAATCTGTAACTTCAAACTGCCAGGGATGGTGTCTTTTGGCTTCTTCAACACATTTACCACAGTTAAAGCTGCTAGTTATGAGTGAGATACTTTCTGAGGAAAGGGAAGATtcaatttcacagaaaatgtagCTTTTGCTACAAACCTAGACGATCCCTTGTTTTCCCATCTGCTTAGGCAGGCAGAGGAGACATGCTTCTCCAAACAGGACTTCCTCACTTCCTCTTGATTTACATGTTAGCACACTAGAAGTCCATTAAACATGACCACCAGCATGCTGGATGCTGGTTTGGGAGCCATTTCCTATGTGTTGGAGCTTAAAAATACTCAGAAACCACCCCAAGTCTCTCTCCTAGCTGTCATCAACTGGGGCTTAAAGGCAGGTGGCTGTGAAATTGCCAGCAATGCTATAAagcattttggtttaaaaaaaaaaaaaaaaaaatcccattttagtAGATTCCATTATATGCCAGAATTGCATTTGgagttattaattttaaatagtgGCCCTGGAAAGTCCTATTGATGGGATTTAATTATTCAGCTGAAGTCTGAGGTGCCTCCACTTTACCAAGCCCTGCACCTGCATCATTAATAAGATTTCTATCTAAAACACCTCTCTCCTGGGTCAGGTAAAAGATACTGAGCTATTTTAGAGCCTGACTCTGGGCTTTGAGGGACAAGGGGTGCAAATGTAATCAGTCACTTGTGACAGGACGTGAACCTAAATCAGCTGAACAGAAGCATTAAGACGCTGCGGCAAGTGGATGAGGGGAGCACTGTGGGCCACTGCAAAGCTCATGGGCTCTGGCACCAGCACCGAGCGAGGCTGGCATCCCCTCGGGGGAGTGCTTGC includes:
- the MFHAS1 gene encoding malignant fibrous histiocytoma-amplified sequence 1 — encoded protein: MAQTEPPKAVRLWRDAALRARKLRGGPGEPEPEPEPDAGPPGGPPPPPAAAAPRRPPPAAATALGELEALNLSGRGLEELPEEVGAALSGLRVLSLRRNRLGRLPAAALRHLGRLAELDLSHNRLRGLGDGGALAGLRGLRKLSLSHNELGAEGPGLSPRLAELGRLEELDLSFNRLRRLPEGLGRLRHLRALDVDHNLLPSFPAPLLELAALEELDCSGNRHLGALPEGIAALHRLKILWLSGTGLAALPEGLCQLSALESLMLDGNRLQALPAGFGSLQRLKMLNLSSNLLGEFPAAILALPSLEELYLSRNQLTLLPPRLCQLRQLRTLWLDNNRIRYLPDSIVLLHSLEELVLQGNQIAILPEGFGQLSRVTLWKIKDNPLIQPPYEVCMKGIPYIAAYQQELAHSQPALKPRLKLVLMGLKDAGKTLLRRCLMEEDGQRKDVGGLEAGSTQPRGCPGQQQDSGRVPVGCCPFPEPQDSSSAWVPAMQHLEHLPIEGQDIPSHMPSNRVKGETPCPVPPLPPNAPQAPSGLGLSGGSKGIEVMDWTADAERGLTFIVYELAGDPSYDVIQSFFLSPGALYVLVVNLSAYVPQHFYASVGYFLHWLGSKVPHAVVCMVGTHADLCAERELEEKCLDIHHQIAQQEKRDAEGLQSLVQQVDEALGQDFDLRCSSPHTAFYGVSDKNLRRKKAQFQYLLNHRPQILSPVLPFSCRDRCQVRRLRDKLLSVAEHRDIFPNLHRVLPKSWQVLEELHFQPQAQQLWLSWWDSARLGLQAGLTEDRLQSALSYLHESGKLLYFEEHLTLREYVFHNLPRLIDILNVFCQRDATVLLQKLLSDTHIDELRATQLHHYVEGFLLHGLLPAHVIRLLLKPHIQSREDLQLILELLEKMGLCYCVNKPKCKPLNGAAAWYKFPCYVKNEVPHAEAWINGTNLSGQSFVVEQLQIEYSFPFIFPPGLFARYSVQINSHVVQRSDGKYQIYAYRGKVPVVVSYRPARGALQPDTLSIASHASLPNIWTAWQAITPLVEELNVLLQEWPGLYYTVHVLCSKCLKRGSPNPHTFPGELLSQPRPEGLTEIICPKNGSERVNVALVYPPTPTVISPCSK